A window of Rosa rugosa chromosome 7, drRosRugo1.1, whole genome shotgun sequence genomic DNA:
TGACCACCAATATAATTGCTTCCACTGATGTATCCACCATGATACATCTTGACGGTAAAGTAATTCGGGTGATCTGCAACACAGAGAAGGATTTAATCAGCACTGTATTGAATACAAAACAACCAGACAACCAAACAATTGAATGAAGGAGAAGCACCACAAGTCCAACAAAACAACAACTTTTAAAAGCCCTTATGGTCAAATTTCTTCTTTTGTCCACATTAGGACCACACATGTAGTACAGTATTAAAGTGCATAAAGCAGCTCCCCAACAATCCTCACATGCATTCTTTATACTTTAACCTACTTTAATCCACAATTTCTCTAAACCTTAAACACAAACAGACAACAGCTCGATCAATTGAATATGAAGATGCAACAATAAAGCTACACACTTTGTCATTTATATACCTATTCCACCCACAATCAAACCCCTAAAATATTCATTCACATTCCCAAACACCAAATCAAAAGCATGTTTAATCCACAATGTCTCTAAACTGTCAACGCAAACAGACAAGAAAGCTACAAACTTTGCCATTTATAAACCCATTCCACCCACAATCAAACCCCACATTTCGATACACCAAATCAGAAGCTTCGAAGAGGGCTAAACGatgccctaaaccctaacttATAGCAATAACCCCCAAACCCATTCCTAATCGAACATCCAAACCCTTAAAAATTCAAAACCATTGTTCAAGCCACTCTAATCGAAGACCGGATTCAAgattttcaaaacaaaaacaactcaCCATATTTAGGGATTTCGTCAGCAACGGTAcacccccccctcccccccccccccccccccaatttcGGGGTCTTCATTCATCTATTGACGCTTAAAATGGAGGATTTCCTTGATAGGGTTGTCGGATTTTAGGATAGAGTTCAGTGGTGTTGGATTCTGGGTTGCTAGATTTTGGGGGAGAGTTAGGTCGCTCGGGGAGGATTTTAGGAGAGTGAGGTGTTTGATTTTGTTTAAAATGAATTAGGTTAATCGAGTGGAGGCTGATGGGAACTATTAGGGGCAGATTAGGAATTTACCCCTTCATGTGGCCTTCTCGCTGGGTTTGTTAGAGCCAGGTCAGCAATTGACGTTGGTTTTGGACGACCGGCGAAATTTTGGTCACGGCTGATCGAAATTGGGACCTCAGGGGTATTGCTGATGAAATTGTAAGAacatggactaacatgatgtcaAGTGTAAACCATAGGGTACTAAACCAaaaaattttctttaatttaATATAAGACTAAATTCAATTTACTCCCCTAAGGTTTGGGTCCAACATCATGTTAATCCCTatggtttcaatttaatcagtaacacccctaTAATTTCTAATCTCATCAGCTTTGTCTAATTTCATTCGCTTCGTCCAAATAGGACGTTAACTTTGACGATGGGGCCCACTTTAGGGGATAAAATGGTCTTTTTAAGACAAAAaaatcatcttttttttttcttcccctgATCCCCTCTCCCCAAAATTTCCTTCCAAACTTAATACCCAAAATCACAATCTTGATCTTTCCAAACCGAATTTCTGCTATGCATTCAGGAAAAAGCTTCAATCCTTCTGCAATTTGATCAGTTTAATCAACTAGGCGATTTGATGTGCAATCTTGACTGCCTTCAATTTTTTCTAGGCTTGCGAGGAAAActcaaaaattcaaaaccctaaattgcaTGTATCAACTAAATCGCAAAGTGAACGAAAACTAGGTCggtgatgtgctcatattatcctatatttctatgcctcttaatattgatatttttgtttagttctctttatttataattCATTTACatgttttagtgtttttgtaggtttgtctcataaagagaagaaaagaagttaaaatgagctaactaggattgaaagacgcccaggtcccagaatctgtctgtgcagaacacccaacttcaccgaattactgggagttacccagatcgaatcagacaataagctttatatgcatggaaagctacggatatctactttctgtagaattttacggatctcgatttcgatacttctggagaaaattataattatttgagtgaagataggtagGACAgaaaatctgctcgggaatttataACCATTCGTGGAAAACTCAAGTTTCGTGGCACAAGatcgtcaatcctaatgtttcaaggcagttaattcagatgaggattaaatgatgaacttattcctacttctacaagagatatttcaaggttttcccattccaaatgaagaaatgaatctaaacccaagttttacaaggaaacttgaagccaaagatgagcagaaatctttcctatataagggagcacgaatttacatgaaaaagagagtctcgggagcacaatgtagacgcctaaggagaagagacgactcatccatcttccctttcttttcccttccattctttttatgttttttcctatgttttatttagttatcttttgctaaacctttttctagagttaggatgatgccctatcatgattgtttatgtactttgatattttattgatggatttattgTTTCTTTAggatgaattcttagtcactatttgaattgatgctttatgtttaagttctttgattgatcaccttagggctttgcatctagtaattagaagatgaatttgaggcgtatctgcaatataattcaaattagcttatTGTGATTAAgaattgtgaattacattattgtcgtacctgaagtaatggtttgcatgattatcttgttttctagaacgtaatgagtcctatgtgttaaatttatgccgtacctggataaacctctgccgtacctggagagaatcatacacttaaggaaaactatggtctaagtgtcgtacctggacttagatacgggaattgtcatcaaaagaaataaaagaatctgttaattgcatcgaaacataaataagattgttagtggttgattctaaaaccctaggttttatcattatttgtttctttctttctttctttaattttcacattatttgtttagtcgaaaaccttaaaaccatatcttctttagtttgattgtttatgtgtttttgtgtttggattaattggattaggatttaaattgattatcaatcctcagttggaacgacctcgtacttgcacactatactaacgacgattcgtgcgcttgcgagttttaattaaaatttcacaacagttGGATCAAGAACAGACCCACTCGAATCTTCTTCCTTTGCGAAACCTACATTATATATTGAAGGAAAAGATGAAAGCTTTGACTCTATTGTATGAGCAGCAGAAGCAAGGCTCCGCAGCACTGCGAAATTTGAAGCCCCCGAACCTGTCGAAGCTTTGATTCAGGACCCAAAAGTGTACGCAAGAAGAGAACGAGTCGGAGCTCTGACCAAGCAACCGAGTCATGAGAGAGAACAACGATGCATAACTCCACATTTAGAAGATTCTACGTTCTGCCTCAGCCTCAGCCAAGGTAATGAAGCACAATTCGATCTTTCATTTCTCCCTTTTTTCCTAGAGTCCTAAACTCTCTTGCATTTCTCAGCAAATTTCCCGATCGACTCTGCTATTCACTTCGCCTCTAAAGTCTAGCTTGATCGAGGAACATAAGAAAGTTGTCTCTCTCAGTCTAGATTAGGATTTGCGGTCGTCAATTTCTGGGGGTTAAGTAgtgaccatttttttttttttggattgtcAGAGGAGCTAAAGCTTCGTCTTATATGGAAGTTAGGGTTTTCAATGAAGGTTTAATGGATATCTAGGGTTCCGGTTTTGAAGAAATGACGCAACGAGGTTGATGATTTTGGTTCTGATTGAACTGTGAGTTTGGATTTGGGGGAAAACAAGGTGGCTAGGGTTAATAATGGTCGATTGAGAATGGTAAGGATACTGGGACTGCTCGGGGTAGACGGACGAGTAGCCTCATGAGATTGACATGATTGTTGGGGAGAGGAGgatcagaggaagaagaagaaggaggaggagttTTTTTGTCagtagggttttttttttttttggtcttgaaatgaccatttttgcCCCTAAAGTGGGTCCCATCGTCAGAGCTAACGTACAATTTGGCCGGAACAAGTGAAATCTGACTCGActgatgaaattagaaaatttatgggtgttactgattaaattgaaaccacAGGAACTAACATGATGTTGAACTCAAACCTAAAGAGATAAATTGAAATTATACCTTTAATATAATTTAAATATCGCctttaattcaattttggtAGTGAAAATTAATTAGTTATCAAACTTTGTGcctagtaccatttggtctagtggcatagtctctCCTTCGTAAGTGGAAggtcgtgagttcgactcacaatagactagttgtagcatttgagttgtttttcagatataaaaaaaaaaaaaaaggcgtaACTTTGTCTATGCTAAATCTAAAATGAATTATGAATTAGGTATTCTTAGCTAATTTTCTATTttaggagtttttttttttacagaacttcataaaaaagaaaagattaaattatgtttagtccctgtaatATGAcatttttttcgtttcagtccctgacattctcaattaatctgaaaagtccctaacgtcaaaatttccgtctgattggtccctcccgcgtcaaattaggagttggccttatgtgaaatgtccaatatacccctctgttatttctttttcctttttaatttctttttctccttttttttctttttttcttttttctttttaatttcttttttgctttttcttctttttttcttgttcctttttaattttttttccttttttttctttttaatttcttttttgtttttttttttcttgttcctttttaatttctttttttcctttttttttcttttcgttttgcctactttctccttcctcaacccaccaatcccattccgatcaaagtccacaacccatctgtttctctccccaaattgaaaccaaacccagcaaagacctagcttggcggtgcagagatggacatcaagcaaaagcaagaggcaaggagctgatcgatcacttcttcaccttctctgaagccatctccctctgttgggatcctccctcgcctccatcgtcgccgatgccatctcccaaacacaagcagatcccaatcagctcggaaattcgccgctaaaccactcccctcttgttttcacagcttaattacttctctctctccctctctcccactcaaatctcactttctctctccacatcaagcctcaaattggaaacttttcactgaaaactaccattttttcagaccctgaggtttttgggtcttgctcaaaatggtgatttggattttgggtctggttgaaatgatggtttttgatggctaagttgaccaaaaccagaagtgaagaagaagaatagtgatggaaaagaaaaatggccgccggcgtggagaacaataattggggtttcgggtcgatttAGATTgattcgccgacgtggcgctactgatgcagcaggatacgatggtcattaaaaagggaaaagaaaaaagaaattaaaaaggaaaaaagaaaaataaaaaaaggaaaaggaaaaaagaaattaaaaaggaattaaaaaaagaaattaaaaaggaaaaagaaaaaagaaaaaaaaaagggccgccggcgtggagaacaagaattggggtttcgggtcgatctggattggtttgccgacgtggcgctaccgatgcagcatgatacgatggtcattaaaaagaaaaaagaaaaaagaaaaaagaaaaaagaaaaaagaaaaaagaaaaaagaaaaaagaaaaaagaaaaaagaaaaaagaaaaaagaaaaaagaaaaaagaaaaaagaaaaaagaaaaaaaaagagaaattaaaaaggaaaaatgaaaaataaaaaaggaaaaaataaataaaaaagaaaaaagaaaaaagaaaaaaagaaaaaaaaagaaattaaaaaggaaaaagaaaaaaaaggaaaaaaagaaattaaaaaggaaaaagaaataacgtAGGGGTATATTAGACATTTCAGCTAAGGctaactcctaatttgacgcgggagggaccaatcagacggaaattttaaTGTTAGAGACttatcagattaattgagaatgtcagggactgaaacgagaaaagagtcatagTACAtagactaaacataatttaatctaaaaagaaAATTATCCAAACAATTTGACGATTTGTTATAAATGAAAACATGGGGTGAGAAAGTCGGATACAGATAGGGTGAGAAAGTCGGGAGGCTGAGGATAGTGTTCCTAGTTTTCAAGAATCAAGAGTTGAAGACGCTGAGACCCATCTCCAGATGAAGATTGAAGACCCTCTTATGGCATTAGAGGATTGAAGTTGTTCTCTTAGCTTTCTGGTTCTCAAAAGTTCTAGGCTTAAGCTTCAAGGTGTGCCTCTGTCTTGTCTTTTACACTTTGTAACTCAACTTTGCAATCTGTGGTGTGGTGACTGAAAACTAGAGCGACCCAACTGTGATATGCTTTTGCAGGAGATATCATTGACAATGAGGGCAGCAATCCTACATAACAACCTAATGCACTTTAATCCTACATTTTCCTGCTGTCTGAAACCCTCATTTCAGTTTAGAGAGAAGCCACTCAAGGATTTTGATATTAATATTAATCGAAGAATAGGAGCAATAGCAGCATTTAGCCTAGTTTGGTTAGCAAAAGATTCAATTTCTACTAAACTTGCATTTGGGTTCGACTTTCAACTGGTGGCACCTGATCAGACAATTGAAGAGGCAGAGAGTGGTATCATTGGACATGCACAAGCTTTGCTACAAGTGAAAGAACTGATAGAGTCAGAGTCATGGGGACAAGTACAAACAGCTGTCCGGAAGAGCTCGCCGTTCTTGAAGCAGGACATTTATACCATTATTCAACAAAAACCTGGAAATGAGAGGCCCCTATTGAGGAAACTGTATTCCAATCTCTTCAACAATGTTACAAGAGTAAGTATTTCCACCCAGTGAATAGATTCCATAAACGGATTTGATTTTTTGAGAACATGGATAACCTATCAGGTCTTAATCAATATTAAAGACATCTTAATTGAAGTGAACAACAATACTCATATGTCCCGTCCTCTTAATCAATTATATGTGATTAATTGCTCAATAAACCGAGGATATTGTTGTTGCATGCTGTTTCTGATGTTTTCTGGGATGGCATTTTGACTAGTTCTTTGAAGTCTAATACTTGATGGTATGGATATTACTTTTGTGATGGTTGAATGGCCAGTACTTTGATGCTCTTCTTTTCAAAgccatttttgttttcaatataCTTTTCTGTTGATTGTTTTCATGGGAttattatttcctcatattgtttcttcttttgattTCCTTGTATTTTGTACTTTGTTTCCTGTGTCAATTATTCCCACTTATTGTAAACAAGATCACTTCCATTGACTTGACCATTTTGGTGTGCATTGCAGCTTGATTATGCAGCAAGGGACAGAGATGCATCACGAATTCGTGAATGCTATGAGAATATTGTGATGGTTCTTAATGAAGTTTTATCTAGACTATAGGTATCACACAACTGTTTCATTCCTTGTTTTCTTTCCTGCAATATTTGAGCATCAAAAGATGGCATGTAGATGAAATTACA
This region includes:
- the LOC133721571 gene encoding psbQ-like protein 3, chloroplastic gives rise to the protein MRAAILHNNLMHFNPTFSCCLKPSFQFREKPLKDFDININRRIGAIAAFSLVWLAKDSISTKLAFGFDFQLVAPDQTIEEAESGIIGHAQALLQVKELIESESWGQVQTAVRKSSPFLKQDIYTIIQQKPGNERPLLRKLYSNLFNNVTRLDYAARDRDASRIRECYENIVMVLNEVLSRL